One Streptomyces sp. RPA4-2 genomic window carries:
- the zapE gene encoding cell division protein ZapE, protein MSSSTAASGIDPIPEAAPLSLCAREPHVPADRLVAEMVPPPRFDSVRFDTYIPDPNQPSQTEAVRVLADFAAGLGGAHAVGGARRGLFGFGRSRAPRTPAGPRGVYLDGGYGVGKTHLLASLWHATPAEPSLKAFGTFVELTNLVGALGFQKTVQTLSGHRLLCIDEFELDDPGDTVLVSTLLGKLVDAGVALAATSNTLPGKLGEGRFAAADFLREIQGLSAHFRPLRIDGEDYRHRGLPEAPAPFTDEQVTKAAYATGGASLDDFPHLLDHLARVHPSRYGALTDDLRAVCLTDVQPVKDQSTALRLVVLADRLYDREVPVLASGMPFDTLFSEEMLNGGYRKKYFRAISRLTALARDAKGLVKA, encoded by the coding sequence GTGTCGTCCTCCACCGCCGCCTCCGGGATCGATCCGATACCCGAAGCAGCCCCCCTGTCCCTGTGCGCCCGCGAGCCGCACGTGCCCGCGGACCGGCTCGTCGCCGAGATGGTGCCGCCGCCGCGCTTCGACTCGGTGCGCTTCGATACGTACATCCCGGACCCGAACCAGCCGAGCCAGACCGAGGCCGTACGCGTCCTCGCGGACTTCGCGGCCGGGCTCGGCGGGGCACACGCCGTGGGAGGAGCGAGACGGGGCCTCTTCGGCTTCGGCAGGAGCAGGGCGCCGAGAACCCCCGCCGGCCCCCGCGGCGTCTACCTCGACGGCGGCTACGGAGTCGGCAAGACCCATCTGCTCGCCTCGCTGTGGCACGCGACGCCGGCGGAGCCCTCGCTCAAGGCCTTCGGCACCTTCGTGGAGCTGACGAACCTGGTCGGCGCGCTCGGCTTCCAGAAGACCGTACAGACGCTCTCCGGCCACCGGCTCCTGTGCATCGACGAGTTCGAACTCGACGACCCGGGCGACACCGTCCTCGTCTCCACACTGCTCGGCAAGCTGGTCGACGCGGGGGTCGCGCTCGCGGCCACGTCGAACACCCTGCCCGGAAAGCTCGGCGAGGGCCGGTTCGCGGCGGCCGACTTCCTCCGCGAGATCCAGGGCCTGTCCGCGCACTTCCGTCCGCTGCGCATCGACGGCGAGGACTACCGCCACCGCGGGCTGCCCGAGGCCCCCGCGCCGTTCACCGACGAGCAGGTCACGAAGGCCGCGTACGCCACCGGGGGCGCGTCCCTCGACGACTTCCCGCATCTGCTCGACCACCTCGCCCGCGTGCACCCCAGCCGCTACGGGGCGCTCACGGACGACCTCAGGGCCGTCTGCCTCACGGACGTCCAGCCGGTCAAGGACCAGTCGACGGCGCTGCGGCTGGTGGTGCTAGCCGACCGGCTCTACGACCGTGAGGTGCCCGTCCTCGCCTCCGGCATGCCCTTCGACACGCTCTTCAGCGAGGAGATGCTGAACGGCGGCTACCGCAAGAAGTACTTCCGCGCGATATCCCGGCTGACCGCCCTCGCGCGGGACGCCAAGGGGCTCGTGAAGGCGTAG
- a CDS encoding pyrimidine reductase family protein, producing MRRLFPVTHETAAQGAAGAAVAPDAPGERGADATDREWGLLELAEVYAYPDARTDGVRTPWLRANMVSTLDGAAQHEGKSQGISSAADMRIFGVLRALADVVLVGAETVRQEGYRPARARAEFAASREASGQGPAPAIAVVTAGLDLDFSLPLFTSPLVPTLVLTGAAAAPDRVAAAEKSGAEVVFAGEGTGVDPARAVRVLADRGLTRLLTEGGPRLLGQLVAAGVLDELCLTMSPTLTAGGAQRIAGGPSTEVPKRFELASLLEEAGFLFTRYRRS from the coding sequence ATGCGACGCCTGTTCCCTGTGACCCACGAAACAGCAGCCCAGGGCGCGGCCGGGGCCGCTGTCGCCCCTGATGCGCCCGGTGAGCGCGGTGCGGATGCGACGGACCGCGAGTGGGGGCTCCTGGAGCTGGCGGAGGTCTACGCCTACCCGGACGCCCGTACCGACGGCGTCCGTACGCCCTGGCTGCGGGCCAACATGGTCTCCACGCTCGACGGCGCCGCCCAGCACGAGGGGAAGTCCCAGGGCATCTCCAGCGCCGCCGACATGCGGATCTTCGGGGTGCTGAGGGCGCTCGCGGACGTCGTGCTCGTCGGTGCGGAAACGGTACGCCAGGAGGGGTACCGCCCGGCACGGGCGCGGGCCGAGTTCGCGGCGTCACGGGAGGCGTCCGGGCAGGGTCCCGCGCCCGCGATCGCCGTCGTCACGGCGGGCCTGGACCTGGACTTCTCGCTCCCTCTCTTCACCTCGCCCCTGGTGCCCACGCTGGTCCTGACGGGGGCCGCGGCGGCCCCGGACCGGGTGGCGGCCGCGGAGAAGTCGGGCGCGGAGGTGGTGTTCGCCGGGGAGGGCACCGGAGTGGACCCCGCCCGTGCCGTACGGGTCCTCGCCGACCGCGGGCTGACCCGGCTGCTCACGGAGGGGGGCCCGCGACTTCTGGGCCAGCTGGTGGCGGCCGGGGTGCTCGACGAACTGTGCCTGACGATGTCGCCGACCCTCACCGCCGGCGGCGCGCAGCGGATCGCCGGCGGGCCCTCGACGGAGGTCCCGAAGCGGTTCGAACTGGCGTCCTTGCTGGAAGAGGCCGGGTTCCTGTTCACCCGATACCGTCGATCCTGA
- a CDS encoding indole-3-glycerol phosphate synthase, with product MFTSVLMIEKALTSADIEFVTTLHGDETVAFHVLLQPRGDQADRLLRAIDDVALGELDEAAHERETPEGEEAAGQGQRALEVSLVALRATGSEAEGRLIEDHPLDALKALVDEIAADEVIVLTDPHYVEEFFHRDWASRARHKVGVPVLKLFSHSKA from the coding sequence GTGTTCACAAGCGTATTGATGATCGAGAAGGCCCTGACGTCCGCCGATATCGAGTTCGTCACCACCTTGCACGGTGACGAGACGGTCGCCTTTCATGTGCTGCTCCAGCCGCGGGGCGACCAGGCGGACCGGCTGCTGCGGGCCATCGACGACGTGGCGCTGGGCGAGCTGGACGAGGCGGCCCACGAGCGCGAGACCCCGGAGGGCGAGGAGGCGGCCGGCCAGGGACAGCGGGCGCTGGAGGTGTCCCTGGTGGCACTGCGCGCCACCGGCAGCGAGGCCGAGGGCCGGCTCATCGAGGACCACCCGCTGGACGCGCTGAAGGCGCTGGTCGACGAGATCGCCGCGGACGAGGTCATCGTGCTGACCGACCCGCACTACGTGGAGGAGTTCTTCCACCGGGACTGGGCCTCGCGCGCCCGCCACAAGGTCGGCGTGCCGGTGCTGAAACTGTTCTCGCACAGCAAGGCATAG
- the murC gene encoding UDP-N-acetylmuramate--L-alanine ligase, translating into MAPGLPTAMDRPHFIGIGGAGMSGIAKILAQRGAKVAGSDAKESATAEALRALGATVHIGHAADHLASDATCVVVSSAIRADNPELARAAELGVPVVHRSDALARLMDGLRPIAVAGTHGKTTTTSMLAVSLSELGLRPSYAIGGDLDEPGSNALHGEGEIFVAEADESDRSFHKYAPEVAIVLNVELDHHANYASMDEIYESFETFAGRIVPGGTLVISADNEGARELTRRLPAGVRVVTYGDSADADVRVLSVVPQGLKSEVTVDLDGARLTFTVSVPGRHYAHNAVAALAAGAALGVPAAELAPALASYTGVKRRLQLKGEEAGVQVVDSYAHHPTEMTADLEAMRASVSGRILVLFQPHLFSRTQELAKEMGEALSLADASVVLDIYPAREDPIPGVTSELIVDAARAAGADVTPVHDKAEAPSVVAGMAKPGDLVLTMGAGDVTDLGPGILARLSK; encoded by the coding sequence ATGGCACCCGGCCTTCCTACCGCCATGGACCGACCGCACTTCATCGGGATCGGCGGAGCCGGGATGTCGGGCATCGCGAAGATCCTGGCGCAGCGCGGGGCGAAGGTGGCGGGCAGCGACGCGAAGGAGTCCGCGACCGCCGAGGCCCTGCGCGCGCTGGGCGCGACGGTGCACATCGGGCACGCCGCGGACCACCTGGCCTCCGACGCCACCTGTGTGGTCGTCTCGTCCGCGATCCGCGCCGACAACCCGGAGCTGGCCCGCGCCGCCGAGCTGGGTGTCCCGGTCGTCCACCGTTCGGACGCCCTCGCCCGGCTGATGGACGGTCTGCGCCCGATCGCGGTCGCGGGCACGCACGGCAAGACCACGACGACGTCGATGCTGGCGGTGTCGCTCTCGGAACTGGGGCTGCGGCCCTCGTACGCGATCGGCGGCGACCTGGACGAACCGGGCTCGAACGCGCTGCACGGCGAGGGCGAGATCTTCGTCGCCGAGGCCGACGAGTCGGACCGCAGCTTCCACAAGTACGCGCCCGAGGTGGCGATCGTCCTCAACGTGGAGCTGGACCACCACGCCAACTACGCGTCCATGGACGAGATCTACGAGTCCTTCGAGACGTTCGCGGGCAGGATCGTCCCCGGCGGCACCCTGGTGATCTCCGCGGACAACGAGGGCGCGCGCGAGCTGACGCGGCGGCTGCCGGCCGGTGTGCGCGTGGTGACGTACGGCGACTCGGCGGACGCGGACGTCCGGGTCCTGTCCGTCGTCCCCCAGGGCCTGAAGAGCGAGGTGACGGTGGACCTCGACGGCGCGCGGCTGACCTTCACGGTCTCCGTCCCCGGCCGCCACTACGCGCACAACGCGGTGGCCGCGCTGGCGGCCGGTGCGGCGCTGGGCGTCCCGGCGGCCGAGCTGGCCCCGGCGCTCGCCTCCTACACCGGGGTGAAGCGCCGCCTCCAGCTGAAGGGCGAGGAGGCGGGTGTGCAGGTCGTCGACTCGTACGCGCACCACCCGACGGAGATGACGGCGGACCTGGAGGCGATGCGCGCGAGCGTCTCCGGCCGCATCCTGGTCCTGTTCCAGCCGCATCTGTTCTCCCGCACCCAGGAGCTGGCCAAGGAGATGGGCGAGGCCCTGTCGCTGGCGGACGCCTCCGTGGTCCTCGACATCTATCCGGCCCGCGAGGACCCGATCCCGGGCGTCACCAGCGAGCTGATCGTCGACGCGGCGCGGGCGGCGGGCGCGGACGTGACGCCGGTCCACGACAAGGCGGAGGCCCCTTCGGTCGTCGCGGGAATGGCGAAGCCGGGTGATCTCGTTCTCACCATGGGCGCGGGTGACGTGACCGATCTCGGCCCCGGGATCCTGGCCCGTCTGTCGAAGTAG
- the msrB gene encoding peptide-methionine (R)-S-oxide reductase MsrB gives MSYDIEKPDEQWRAELTPAEYTVLRRAGTEPAFTGEYTDTKAKGVYSCRACGAELFTSHEKFESHCGWPSFYDPKDSESVELIEDRTHGMVRTEVRCSRCGSHLGHVFEGEGYATPTDQRYCINSISLRLAEDEG, from the coding sequence ATGTCGTACGACATCGAAAAGCCGGACGAGCAGTGGCGCGCGGAGCTGACCCCCGCCGAGTACACCGTTCTGCGCCGTGCGGGCACGGAGCCGGCGTTCACCGGGGAGTACACCGATACCAAGGCCAAGGGCGTGTACTCCTGTCGCGCCTGCGGTGCCGAGCTGTTCACCTCGCACGAGAAGTTCGAGTCGCACTGCGGCTGGCCGTCCTTCTACGACCCGAAGGACTCCGAGTCGGTCGAGCTGATCGAGGACCGCACGCACGGGATGGTACGGACCGAGGTGCGGTGCTCCCGCTGCGGATCGCATCTCGGGCACGTCTTCGAGGGTGAGGGGTACGCGACCCCCACCGACCAGCGGTACTGCATCAACAGCATCTCGCTGCGGCTGGCGGAGGACGAGGGCTGA
- a CDS encoding cysteine hydrolase family protein, which yields MTNLPDRPHTALLVIDVQNGAMAGTHGRDEVIANINTLVGKARAEDVPVVWVQHADDNLVRGSESWQYVPELVRRDGEPLVHKTYGDSFEGTELEELLAERGVGRIVVAGAQTDACIRGTLHGGLVRGYDVTLVGDAHTTEDLTAYGAPPPDQVIAHTNLYWREESAPGRRGGTVDTAEVTFATY from the coding sequence ATGACGAACCTGCCCGATCGGCCGCACACCGCGCTGCTCGTCATCGACGTCCAGAACGGGGCGATGGCGGGTACCCACGGGCGCGACGAGGTGATCGCGAACATCAACACCCTGGTCGGCAAGGCCCGTGCGGAGGACGTGCCCGTGGTCTGGGTGCAGCACGCCGACGACAACCTGGTGCGGGGCAGCGAGAGCTGGCAGTACGTGCCGGAGCTGGTCCGGCGGGACGGGGAACCGCTCGTCCACAAGACCTACGGCGACTCCTTCGAGGGCACCGAGCTGGAGGAACTGCTCGCCGAGCGCGGCGTGGGCCGGATCGTGGTCGCGGGCGCGCAGACCGACGCGTGCATCCGCGGGACCCTGCACGGAGGTCTGGTGCGCGGGTACGACGTGACGCTGGTCGGTGACGCGCACACGACGGAGGACCTCACGGCGTACGGCGCGCCGCCCCCGGACCAGGTGATCGCGCACACCAATCTCTACTGGCGCGAGGAGAGCGCGCCCGGCCGTCGCGGAGGGACCGTGGACACGGCGGAGGTGACGTTCGCGACGTACTGA
- a CDS encoding ATP/GTP-binding protein, with the protein MAGSDPATRGTSAPETPHAPQAAEAPEAVKILIAGGFGVGKTTMVGSVSEIVPLRTEEPLTSAGLDIDDLDGIEKKRATTVALDFGRITLSPELVLYLFGTPGQQRFWFMWNDLAIGALGAVVLIDVRRPESSFAAVDFFERRGIPFVVGVNGFHGRHPYTPEEIRDALALPERTPVLLCDARERGSCRDVLITLIDELIASSARDRR; encoded by the coding sequence TTGGCCGGCTCTGACCCCGCCACGCGAGGGACTTCAGCACCCGAAACACCGCACGCACCACAAGCAGCCGAAGCGCCCGAAGCGGTCAAGATCCTGATCGCCGGGGGTTTCGGTGTCGGCAAGACCACCATGGTCGGATCGGTCAGCGAGATCGTCCCGCTGCGCACCGAGGAGCCCCTCACCTCCGCCGGTCTGGACATCGACGACCTCGACGGCATCGAGAAGAAACGGGCGACCACCGTGGCCCTGGACTTCGGCCGCATCACCCTCAGCCCCGAACTGGTCCTGTATCTCTTCGGAACCCCTGGCCAGCAGCGGTTCTGGTTCATGTGGAACGACCTCGCCATCGGCGCCCTCGGGGCCGTGGTCCTCATCGACGTGCGCCGGCCCGAGTCCAGCTTCGCCGCCGTCGACTTCTTCGAGCGCCGCGGTATCCCGTTCGTCGTGGGCGTCAACGGCTTCCACGGACGGCATCCGTACACACCCGAGGAGATCCGGGACGCCCTGGCCCTGCCGGAGCGGACCCCCGTGCTCCTCTGCGACGCGCGGGAGCGGGGGTCGTGCCGGGACGTACTGATCACCCTCATCGACGAGTTGATCGCCTCCTCCGCGCGGGACCGGCGGTAG
- a CDS encoding DUF742 domain-containing protein encodes MSEGDAAGRLVRPFALTGGRTRPSRADFTLITSVTAVDPPPDGSDRSQPEHQRIVRLCARPVVVAELAAQLDLPVSVVVILLCDLLEAGRITVQAPRLVSRTPDLDLLQKVRDGLGRL; translated from the coding sequence GTGAGCGAAGGCGACGCGGCCGGCCGTCTGGTACGGCCGTTCGCCCTGACCGGAGGCCGAACCCGGCCCAGCCGCGCCGACTTCACCCTCATCACGTCGGTGACCGCCGTGGACCCTCCGCCCGACGGGTCCGACCGGTCGCAGCCCGAGCACCAGCGCATCGTGCGGCTGTGCGCGCGGCCGGTCGTGGTGGCGGAACTAGCCGCCCAGCTCGACCTCCCGGTGAGCGTCGTCGTCATCCTGCTCTGCGATCTGCTGGAGGCGGGCCGGATCACGGTCCAAGCGCCGCGTCTCGTCTCCCGCACCCCGGATCTGGACCTGCTGCAGAAAGTGAGGGACGGCCTTGGCCGGCTCTGA
- a CDS encoding roadblock/LC7 domain-containing protein, giving the protein MTRPSPATHSQLDQLLTGLVERVADVNHAVVLSEDGLVVSKSTAFVRDDAERLAATASGLMSLSKGVSMDFRGGPVRQALIEMRDCYLILTAAGPGAHLAVLTNKGADVGVVAYQMNMLVKKIGEHLRAAPRAGSSTAGNGE; this is encoded by the coding sequence ATGACACGCCCCAGCCCCGCCACACACAGCCAGCTCGACCAGCTGCTCACCGGACTGGTGGAACGGGTGGCCGACGTGAACCACGCCGTCGTGCTCTCCGAGGACGGACTGGTCGTCAGCAAGTCCACGGCGTTCGTCCGCGACGACGCCGAGCGGCTGGCGGCGACCGCGTCCGGCCTGATGAGCCTGAGCAAGGGGGTCAGCATGGACTTCCGCGGCGGACCCGTACGGCAGGCGCTCATCGAGATGCGTGACTGCTATCTGATCCTCACCGCCGCGGGACCCGGCGCCCATCTCGCCGTGCTCACCAACAAGGGCGCGGACGTCGGCGTGGTCGCCTACCAGATGAACATGCTGGTGAAGAAGATCGGCGAGCACCTCAGGGCAGCGCCGCGTGCGGGCAGCAGCACCGCCGGCAACGGCGAGTGA
- a CDS encoding substrate-binding domain-containing protein translates to MNTSPPPHHSPRPAHGTVLVLAVTLLLAGCSGGSDSGADTGAAGKAGTGHLKVALITHGADGDAFWEMVRRGAQAAAAKDDIDLTYASDSDPAGQASLVRDAVRDRVDGIAVTLAKPEAMKSAVTEAKGAGIPVVGLNSGIDAWRSEGLLEYFGQDESVAGRALGDKLDELKAKHALCVIHEQGNVALEARCAGVKKAFAGDTDLLYVNGTDMKAVTAAVAARLRQDPSVDEVVMMGAQFALGAVKSVKEAGSRAAVATFDLNSSLVKAVRSGDVQFAVDQQPYLQGYLAVDSLWLYKSNGNFSGGGTAPVLTGPAFVTKENVASVAEFAADGTR, encoded by the coding sequence ATGAACACGTCCCCCCCACCTCACCACTCCCCCAGACCCGCGCACGGCACCGTCCTCGTCCTCGCCGTCACCCTGCTTCTGGCCGGCTGCTCCGGCGGATCGGACTCCGGCGCGGACACCGGAGCGGCGGGGAAGGCGGGCACCGGCCACCTCAAGGTCGCCCTGATCACCCACGGCGCCGACGGAGACGCCTTCTGGGAAATGGTGCGGAGGGGCGCGCAGGCGGCGGCCGCCAAGGACGACATCGACCTCACCTACGCGAGCGACTCCGACCCCGCGGGGCAGGCGAGTCTGGTGCGGGACGCGGTCCGCGACCGGGTCGACGGCATCGCGGTGACCCTCGCCAAGCCGGAGGCGATGAAGAGCGCCGTCACCGAGGCCAAGGGCGCGGGCATACCGGTGGTCGGCCTCAACTCCGGTATCGACGCCTGGCGGTCCGAGGGTCTGCTGGAGTACTTCGGCCAGGACGAGAGCGTCGCGGGCCGGGCGCTCGGCGACAAGCTGGACGAACTCAAGGCCAAACACGCCCTCTGCGTCATCCACGAGCAGGGCAACGTCGCCCTGGAGGCGCGCTGCGCCGGGGTGAAGAAGGCGTTCGCCGGCGACACCGACCTGCTCTATGTCAACGGCACCGACATGAAGGCGGTCACCGCCGCCGTCGCCGCCCGACTTCGACAGGACCCGAGCGTCGACGAAGTCGTCATGATGGGCGCGCAGTTCGCGCTCGGCGCGGTGAAGTCGGTGAAAGAGGCGGGCAGCAGGGCCGCGGTCGCCACCTTCGACCTCAACAGCAGCCTGGTGAAGGCGGTGCGGAGCGGGGACGTGCAGTTCGCGGTGGACCAACAGCCCTACCTACAGGGCTATCTCGCCGTGGACTCGCTCTGGCTCTACAAGTCCAACGGCAACTTCAGCGGCGGCGGAACCGCGCCCGTGCTCACCGGACCGGCGTTCGTCACCAAGGAGAACGTCGCCTCGGTAGCCGAGTTCGCCGCCGACGGGACCCGTTGA
- a CDS encoding ABATE domain-containing protein: MNLEHVFLCGNPALDFAATLRARRTLRFEMFVSPQRLDAWYLESGIVDALTVAARESDVQEAVVVREAVYELVTARAAGEAYDDTALGVVNGTAREPSVTPQLSAAGRRAEATPAEALSSVARQAVELLGGPDVPLLKECGNPECTRVYIDRSRGMRRQWCGMESCGNKLKAAAYRARKKQHEQGAAAVS, encoded by the coding sequence GTGAATCTGGAACACGTCTTTCTCTGTGGAAACCCGGCCCTCGACTTCGCCGCCACCCTCAGGGCCCGGCGGACGCTGCGCTTCGAGATGTTCGTGTCGCCGCAGCGTCTGGACGCCTGGTACCTGGAGTCCGGGATCGTCGACGCCCTCACGGTCGCGGCGCGGGAGTCCGACGTCCAGGAGGCCGTGGTCGTACGGGAGGCCGTCTACGAGCTGGTCACCGCGCGGGCCGCGGGGGAGGCGTACGACGACACGGCCCTCGGCGTCGTGAACGGCACGGCGCGCGAGCCCTCCGTGACACCGCAGCTGTCGGCCGCGGGGCGACGGGCGGAGGCGACACCCGCCGAGGCGCTGTCCAGTGTGGCGCGGCAGGCCGTGGAACTCCTGGGCGGACCGGATGTCCCGCTGCTCAAGGAGTGCGGCAACCCCGAATGCACCCGCGTGTACATCGACCGGTCGCGCGGCATGCGCCGCCAGTGGTGCGGCATGGAGTCCTGCGGGAACAAGCTCAAGGCGGCGGCCTACCGCGCCCGCAAGAAGCAGCACGAGCAGGGCGCGGCCGCCGTCTCCTGA
- a CDS encoding alpha/beta fold hydrolase: protein MVDRRSFGKIMGVGAAGASLTGWSGDAAADGAGEEPTATASPTLSPGHASFGRLRRIDAGELSIGYAEAGPAHGPAVVLLHGWPYDIHSFVEVAPLLAARGHRVIVPYLRGHGTTRFRSAKTFRNAQQSVVALDIIALLDALKIEKAVLAGFDWGARTADIIAVLRPERCRALVSVGGYLITDRERNKQPLPPKAEWAWWYQYYFATERGRLGLERNRADLARLVWTFNSPTWRYDDATFDRTAKAFDHPDYVAIVIHNYRWRLGLAQGDPRYDRLERQLAAGPVVTVPTVTLDGGKDPFTAAGDGSSYRDRFSGPYAHRTLADIGHNVPQEAPEAFARAVVEADGLAGR from the coding sequence ATGGTCGACCGACGGAGCTTCGGCAAGATCATGGGCGTCGGCGCGGCAGGGGCGTCGCTCACCGGGTGGTCCGGCGACGCCGCCGCGGACGGGGCGGGCGAGGAGCCCACGGCGACGGCCTCGCCGACGCTCTCACCGGGGCACGCGTCGTTCGGCCGTCTCCGCCGTATCGACGCCGGTGAACTGAGCATCGGCTACGCGGAGGCCGGCCCCGCCCACGGACCCGCGGTCGTCCTGCTGCACGGCTGGCCCTACGACATCCACAGCTTCGTCGAGGTCGCGCCGCTGCTGGCGGCGCGCGGCCACCGGGTGATCGTCCCGTATCTGCGCGGCCACGGCACCACGCGCTTTCGCTCCGCCAAAACCTTCCGCAACGCCCAACAGTCCGTGGTCGCGCTCGACATCATCGCGCTGCTGGACGCGCTCAAGATCGAGAAGGCGGTGCTGGCCGGTTTCGACTGGGGGGCGCGGACCGCCGACATCATCGCCGTGCTCCGGCCCGAGCGGTGCAGGGCCCTGGTCTCCGTGGGCGGCTATCTGATCACCGACCGTGAGCGCAACAAGCAGCCGTTGCCACCGAAGGCCGAGTGGGCGTGGTGGTACCAGTACTACTTCGCCACGGAGCGCGGACGGCTCGGCCTCGAGCGGAACAGGGCCGACCTGGCACGCCTGGTCTGGACGTTCAACTCCCCGACGTGGCGCTACGACGACGCCACGTTCGACCGCACGGCGAAGGCTTTCGACCATCCGGACTACGTCGCCATCGTGATCCACAACTACCGGTGGCGGCTCGGCCTGGCGCAGGGCGATCCGCGCTACGACCGGCTGGAGCGGCAGCTCGCCGCGGGGCCCGTCGTCACGGTGCCCACCGTCACCCTCGACGGTGGGAAGGACCCCTTCACCGCGGCCGGCGACGGATCGTCGTACCGCGACCGGTTCTCGGGGCCCTACGCGCACCGGACCCTGGCGGACATCGGTCACAACGTGCCGCAGGAAGCGCCCGAGGCCTTCGCGCGGGCGGTCGTGGAGGCGGACGGGCTCGCCGGACGCTGA